Genomic segment of Oncorhynchus keta strain PuntledgeMale-10-30-2019 chromosome 5, Oket_V2, whole genome shotgun sequence:
ACACCAAAGGAAAGATGCCCGGGGTCTATGCTtttctgcgtgaacgtgccttaggcattgTGCAAGTAGGTATGAGTACTGCAGATGTGGCTAGGGCAAtatattgcaatgtccgtactgtgagacgcctaagacagcgctacagggagacaggacggacagctggtcgtcctcgcagtggcagaccacgtctAACAACACCTGcccaggatcagtacatccgaacatcacacctgcgggacaggtacaagatggcaacaacaactgcccgagttacaccaggaacacacaattcctccatcagtgctcagactgtccacaataggctgagagaggctggactgagggcttgtaggcctgttgttaggcacgtcctcaccagacatcaccagcaacaacgtcgcctatgggcacaaacccaccctcgctggaccagacaggactggcaaaatgtgctcttcactgatgagtcgtggttttgtctcatcaggggtgatggtcggattcacgtttatcgtcgaaggaatgagcgttacactgaggcctgtactctggagtgggatcgatttggaggtggagggtccgtcatggtctggggcggtgtgtcacagcatcaatCTCAGGCAatcaggcaatctcaacgctgtgcgttacaggtaagacatcctcctccctcatgtggtaccctcaTCCTGACTCATCCtgacaccagccatactgctcgctcTGTGcgcgatttcctgcaagacaggaatgtcagtgttctgccatggccagcgaagagcctggattcCAATCCCATTGAGCATATCTTGGACCTTGTGGATCGGAGGTTGAGGGCTAGGACCACTACccacagaaatgtccgggaacttgcaggtgccttggtggaagagtggggtcacatctcacagcaagaactggcaaatctggtgcagtccatgagaaggagatgcactgcagtgcatattgcagctggtggccacaacagatactgactgttactgttaagtttgctgaaaataaacacagttgacagtgagaggacgtttgaGTTTATAACAAAACcttttgacatagaaacacaggATTTTCGTCATCAAAAAACATATCTTAATGAATGATGAAATTTAGAAAAAATATTAATAACAAATCCACCCATGAGGTCAAAGAGGGCGCTTTTGGTCATTAAGTGTTGGAAAAGGCTGCAGTACTAGAAGGGGCTTCAGTGTAGATAAGAGTGTCTAATTAGTGAATATACTGAAGATCCAGTACAATGTGAATGTATGTCAGGGCTGAGATGTGAAATGGTATTTTAGTAGAGATGAGCTGAGATGTTTGTGGAAAATGAAGGGTTGATGTTGTGGTGAGGCTGATGAGTGCTAGGCCGTGCATTGCGATCTGTCTCTGGTACACACTTCGCTCGGGGGCCCTCCCGTTCACTCAGAGCACCCACAGAGCTCTGGGCATAGAGAAACAAAACAAGCCCATCgccatccatccctccatatatccatccattcCAGCACTGCTGCCGGGGCCCTGGAGAGCTAACGAGGGCCACACACAGCGGCTCAGGCTCCCATGAAAAGCGGAACAACTaactctgactgactgtctcttttttcttcctcaccctctctctcttgctcctggTTTCGAGTTCccatttattctctctctctctctctctctctctctctctctctctctctctctctctctctctctctctctctctctctctttcactccctgcctccctctctgccagCATGTTAGTGTTCTGGGGTCAGGTTTTCTTTTAATGGTTGGATCCAAATAAACAACAACATTTGACAACAGTAGTATCTTCAGTGGTAGTGACGTCCTGAAGTCAGAGCCGTAGGCCCACGAGTTattcctcatttcctctctctctctcactctcttttgcTCTCTGTTGTCACGTTTTGACTCAAGGCTACTCATTTGGAGTAATCAAAATAGTTAAACATGTTGTATCATGACAATACCCCTACCTTGCTTTTCTAGTTCAGTTATTGACTGAACCGATATGTCATTCTCTCCCCCGGCCTTCTCATTTCTCTGTTTTGTTTCAGCACATACAAGCTATGATTATGAGCTAAATAGTGGTGGAGATTAAATATCTTGCTAATATCTTTTTTTAATTCACAGTCATTTAAAATCCTGGATTCACTCAGATCTATGTCCTCTGTCAAAAGCCTTTCATCGAGTATAGAGAAACTCAACACCAGTAAATCATCACCAGTGCCTCAGTAAAATTCTTAACAATGTTTGACTATGGACAGCCTGCAGGTGTCCACTGACACACAGATAGTTAATAAATGTTTTGGTTGACTTTTTGCGCAGAGACTATGGAATTCCTTCCCCTCAGTTATAAGCTCCATGAAAATGCCCACTAAGCATTTCTTCCTCTCCTACTCACTCTGTTTTCTTCTCATCTCGTTCCTTTTCCTTACCCCCCATTCTCTCAGGTCACCCCAGTTAATGTCCTATTTACAGCGGGCATCTGTCAGCCTCCCTTTATGGGTCATGCCCCTCTCTCAAACTGAGACGCACCGCGCTGCTCCGCTACCCATCAGCCCATACAAATGGTGACCCGACGAGGACACACTCTGACGAGGACCCTGCTGAGGACACACTCTGACCCTGCCACAGCTGGATCCGCCAGAAGTTGCCTTCTTCACCAGAAATAATTATTCTGCAAGTAAGTCTTTCAGGTCATAGAGAACTGCAGTCAACGAGTTCATCAACAATTCTCACAGATTGTAGGCGTGGTTAAACCCTGTAGCTCTCCACAGAGAAAGCAGGAATGGTATTGGTACCACTACGGAGTGACTGTGTCAGATGCATATGTTTTTTAAagttgagagagagggtgttgAATTAATTAAATAATTTTCAGCTGTGGTATTTCTTGTGTCTGAAAgcacaatgttgttgattcagaGGTCAGCAGCTGCCCTTGGGTTCCCGTGTCAGGAACCAGTTCTGCAACACAGTGTTGTTACTTTTCACATTCAATGCAGGGGGAAACATTTAAGCGACATTGAGGGAACTCTCATCATCAATCTGCCCAAAAACAGAACAAAGGGAAGGTTATTACAGATGCTCCCATTCGCTAAATTGAGAACATGAATTGATGTCGTATACACGATGTACTGTGTGCATCAATACATTCTGTAACCTGCGTGTCTCTCACAACCCATTAAACAAGGGTGAACGTAATCAGTTCATAAAGTATGTCACTTCTTCCTCCATTCAAATTAAAGTAAGAGAGATGGGTCTCTCGTTGCAATGGAAAGCATGAACTTAAGTAACACTATTAGCAACCATAAAGAGTGTTATGTCATTCTGGACTACTTGTATCAAACTCAGATCTAATAGTCTTGAGATCGCTCCATTAAAAAGCCTCATCAGTGGTTCCCCCATTACAACTGCTCTCAGCTAGCGCCACCCAGTGGCAGCCAAGCATACTCCTCGTATTATCTAAATGGCGTGTCATAGTGGAATTTTAAACAGACATATTTCAACTAGCTGGTTCTCTAATGGAGTGAAGATTGGCGGTGTCCTTGAGTGCAGGTCACAGAGTCACTTGTAAGGCAGCTCAGGAGGGAAAGGAAAGCTGGTGTTTCACTAATGCCTGATGAAATGTGAATAAATACTAAAACACTGAGACAAATCCAGAGTGCTGATGATGGAGCTCttggtttccctctctctgcccaaGAGCCCCATGGGTAATTAGAGCTGCCCTCTAAGCGGTGCCTCCAGGCCTAGAGGCAAGTGGGATTTTGGGGACCAGAGCAGCTCGCTATAGGCTGACACATGGCATCTCTGTGTGCACTATGCAGACCTCTCTGAATGGGTGGAATTAATGGGGCTTCATCGCATTTCCTTCACTTAACTTGAAGGGGAAGTGGTGAGGGGAGGGGGACTTTGAGAATGATGGGGTTTAGTAGTCTTGAAAACTCTAACTTAGGCAACACAGTGACTATGCAACACAGTGACTTGGCAACACAGTGACTATGCAACACGTGACTAGGCAATACAGTGACTCGGGTCTGGTTTCAATGATGGACTCTTTTTGGATAGAGGAACTACCTCACTGCCTAAGTCGATAAGGGGAAGAAATGTTCCAGggactctcccaacaaatcaagAGGCAGACAGGCCAGAATGTCACGATTCAAAACCAAAGTTTCCAAGCAAAAAGACCTTTGCAGTGGATTTAGTTAATTAAGAAAGTAGATGCGAAATGAATGCACTCATTAAAAATAGCCTCCATGATCTCCATCTTGCTAGctactatttttttattttattgaacagGAAAGAGTCCATCATTGAAACCAGACCCAAGTCACTTTGTTGCCTAGTCACTGTGTTGCCTAGTCACTGTGTTGCCTAGTCACTGTTGCCTAGTCACTGTTGCCTAGTCACTGTGTTGCCTAGGGTCGGGTTTTCAAGATTAGGGTTTAAGCCATGGCAACAAGGGGGAAATTCCACACACTAATTTGttcacatacacaaacaaacacagtctGGTGTGTCAATCCCATCATCATTAAGCATATCAATACCTTCTGAATGTTACTTctgccagagacagagagacagagagagagagagagagagagggtctgtgtTAGTTTTGTAATGTGTCTTGTGCAGGGGTTCCCAAACGTTTTAATCCAGGCCCCCTCCAGTGTTGGGGAACGTTACTACAAAATATATGACCTAAAATAACCTAACCTAAATAATCTAAAACGTAGCTGACATGGGCtcgttgatctggacatttctgacaagttataaatacaGGGCCTTCGGaatatattcagaccccttgaccttttccacattttgttacgttacagtcttattctaaaatggattacatacaATATTttccctcagcaatctacacacaataccctataatgacaaagtgaaaacaggttctTGCAAATTTTtgcaaataccttatttatataagtattcagacgctttgctatgagactcgaaatcaAGCTTTGGTACATCCTAAgcaagatgtttctacaacttgattggagtccacctgtggtatattaaattgattagacatgatttggaaaggcacacacctctatataaggtcccacagctgacagtgcatgtcagagcaaaaaccaagccatgaggtcaaaggaattctccatagagctccgagacaggattgtgtcgaggcacaaatctggggaagagtactgaaacaaatctggggaagggtaccaaaaccaaatacttattttccactataatttgcaaataaattaataaaaaatcctacaatgtgattttctggatttgttttctcattttgtctgtcatagttgaagtgtacctatgatgaaaattacaggcctctctcaagtgggagaacttgcacaattggtggctgactaaatacttttttgccccactgtacacatTCTCCGGATGGGACAACCCAAGGGCATTTCAGGAAATGGCTCAGTGATGGACCCACCAGACGGAGGAGAGGACATAGATGCCTATATTTATGTATGTATGCAGGTGCATGGGAGTTCAGAGTATCTGCCTTGACTCAGACTCTGAGGTCAGGCAGGTCTGTTTCTCATGGGATCTCCCATATGGTGACCCTGACAACTGGGCGCTTCCTGAGGTGGAAAGTTagagagaggaagtggagagTCAAGGTTATTCCTATTTAAACAATTAGCATTTGTTATGTCATGATAAAAGCAACATTTCTTTGAGACTAAATTTAACTCTCACACATTGAGACAAAGTGTAAATTGAATGTTGGATTTGAGAGGAGACAAATgggtagtaataataataatactgtatatgtATTTTATATAGTGCGTTTCATTACAAAATTGGCAGTCATGTAAACTGACACCTAAGATAGATGAAGAGATGTTTAAACAAGCTTGATTGGACAGTATAAACATTACATCAAACTAAATGTGATTGCTACATGGTGGAGCACTTGCGTGATGGGGTGCTTGGACTTGGCCAATTAAAATTTGTATAAATTCCAATTATTACAGGAGAGAGTGCTATGtacttgggttgtgccgtggcggagatctttgtgggctatactcggccttgtctcaggatggtaagttggtggttgaagatatccctctagtggtgtggaggctgtgctttggcaaaataggtggggttatatccttcctgtttggccctgtccgggggtatcatcggatggggccacagtgtctcctgacccctcctgtctcagcctccagtatttatgctgcagtagtttatgtgtcggggggctagggtcagtttgttatatctggagtatttttcctgtcttatccagtgtcttGTGTGAATTAAGTATGCTctatctaattctctctttctctctttctttctctctctcagaggacctgagccctaggaccatgcctcaggactgcctggcttgaggactccttgctgtccccagtccaactggccatgctgctgatccaatttcaactgttctgcctgcggctatggaaccctgacatgctacctgtcccagacctgctgttttcaactctctagagacagcaggagctgtagagatactcttaatgattggcaatgaaaagccaattgacatttacctctgaggtgctgacctgttgcacccttgacaactactgttattattatttgaccatgctggtcatttatgaacatttgaacatcttggccatgttctgttataatctccacccctcatagcctggttcctctctaggtttcttcctaggttttggcctttctagggagtttttccaagccaccgtgcttctacacctgcattgcttgctgtttggggttttaggctgggtttctgtacagcactttgagatatcagctgatgtaagaagggctatataaatacatttgatttgatgtactcTGTACTATATTGTAGTATTGTGCAACAGTGTaattttatctgttttttaatcCTTCAATGTAAAATGCATAGCTGCAGGAACAAGCAGtaggagtagtgtgtgtgtgtgtgtgttactttgaATTAAAATCCTAACCTTGGGTTTGAGTTAATTAATCCTAAATGTATTAGGGCAATCTGCAAACTCAAATTACTTGACCTGACGTTTTAATTATGAATCCATATTTTGTATTAACTATTACCACACAGTGTCACACCTGCTCCCGCTCTCTGGCGCTCGAGTGGGTCAGGCTGCCCATcatcaccatcgttacgcgcatcaGCACTTCATTGAACTCACCTGTACTCTAACACCTATTGCTTGcctcctctatatctgtctatTCCTCAGTTTGATCCCCGTGTCAGCATTGTCGTTATGTTTCCCTTATCCAGATGCTGTCCGTGTTTTGTTTCATGTCTATCATTTATTAAATATTCACTCCCtatacttgcttctcgtctcccagcgtctgtcctcACACACAGAATATTAACTAGCAACACCTACATGTACTTATGCAAACATAGCAGTCCAAGTCAAGTTCCTAATACAGTGGCTCCTCCTAGGATTCATGACCAGAACTCCAACCACTGTAGGTGTTGTTTTCCTAGAGTTGCCTCTTCGTCACCACCTTCCATCCCTTCGGATACTCGTCCATGACCCCTTTAAGTCACAttaaaggagaaaaaaaaaaggTCTGTCATATAACGGTTTGTCACTGGGGAGGGTGAGTGTGACTCAGTCTCTCTCACGGAGGTAGTGCCATGTTAACAACTTTGCCCCCCCCCCAACATTTCCGACACCAGTCTAAGAAGTTggtggagagagcagagtggGGGATTGAGGTGAAGATAAATAGCCATAGCACCTCAAGGTAGCCTTCCCCAGAACAGCACCAAGCCTCATACCTACTTTTGTGTTCCCAAAATGCAAACATGGTGTTATTTGTCTTGACAGGTCTGTCATCAAAGCCCAAGTGCTCTCTCTTCACATGCACTTGAATTATCCAGCTCTTACAAGGATGAAGCAATGAGGTAATAAAACAAGGACTATTAGATCATGACTTGTAGTTTCCCCAACAACATTTTCTACATAATATCGTCCATATTCTGCATTAAAATAAAAACCATTAATGCTTTGTTATTCCACTGAACTGTTGATTTCTAGGTTCAGATAAGAAGCAGATATAAACGCAATCTTGTTGACAGCTGTACTTTCATATGAAGTTTTACTAACACTTAGAGACAGGGCCATGACAACAGAACAACTACTATGACACAAACATAACAAGCATGCAAAAAGTATGACTGAAGACTTTGTCCTCTAACACACTGTGACAGTAGCCTGAGCACATGATGCGTCAGTCAAGGTCACTGCAAGTACACTGAAGTTCATTTGGACAATTTATCCTTCACATGATTACTAGTGATGGGGTTTGTCCTGCTGACAACAGCTGTGTGAACGGCAACATCTAATCAACATCAAAACAGGAAGAAGTCAGTCTAAAATTGTGCTTTAGACCATTTATCTTATCTGAACTGTAGTTCCTTTAATGGATCAAAAACATGTTACAAATCCAGCTTGAGGGACCAATACTTTGCATGCCTAACACTGGGAGAGTAACACAGACACTCTCGCAGAACTGTGCACATAGTAAAATTTGGAGTGAATGGCTTTATTTAGATACAATTACAAAACAAGCAAACAATGTGCAAACAATATCATCCATACATAAATAACCATACATAACTAATATAGTATTCATAAATATCTACTGAAATCATTACATTTAGCAGCCAGCAACTGATcctgaaataaataaaacaacaaatAAGGATGAGGTGTACAATACATTTCATTGGTCAGGTTGATTGCTGAAGGTGGTTACGTGAGCAACATACCAAGGTGAAGGGCCTTGTCTCCTTCAACATACAAGCACCTATTGGTGGAGTCATTCTTTTTATGAAACATGCTATGCTGTAATTACCTGTCTGATGCGATACCAGAGGTGCTGTCTTCTACAGAACATACAGTTTACtgtactgttctactggatgATGCTATAGTTAACCAGTGCCAGGAGTTGCAGTGAATAAGTGCATTTAATAAAAGGACTTTACACGTTTCATGCCTAGTCTAATAAGTATAGATATGTGAAGAGTTATTGCTCCTACTGATGGCCCAATGAAAATGATACAAGAATATGTATGATTTGATCCCAAACTTGACCCCAAAATTGTACAAACTTTTCCATAATAAATTACATTTCTGAGATGATTTCAAACACATACAAGATACGCATGGTCTGTTTCTTCATCCAGAGAACTAATGCAGATTTTGTGCACTTCAGCATTCATCCTTCATATCACACTATCAGCATCATTAACACTAAGGTGAGAGAGATGAAGGCATAGAGGTGTATATAGCACACACCATCTGGTGCAAAGTGGAGTAGTTCATTGGAAGTCAAGCTGAAACGCTGACTTGAGATACATGCTAACCTTCTTATAAATCATTAATGATATTGGAAGATTTATGAGAAAGTTCATGTTGTGCAACTTTCCATCAGATCAGGATCATACCATTAGAGGCAATAAGGAACGTCCGTAAACAAAAACTGGAAACTGaagcaacatttttttttacttacaAAAGGCAAGACATTGCTGGTGGGGAGTTACAAAACAATCATACTAAAACCAAGCATACGCAGTACAAAAGCAGTGTGACTGACTAGACTCACTGAGATTCACCCTCCACAGTTTCGTCAATAACCCACCTCCATTTTGAAAATGTAAATTAGAACATGTCTAAATACTACTCTGTGCAGCTCAGGCAGTTTAGCTGTGGCGACCGTTGATGATGTTCCCCCCAGGAGGAGCGATGTGGATGGAGTCCAGTATAGGCCGGAGTATCTGACCAAAGGGTCTAAATGGTTAGACAGAGGAACAGGCCAGAGGGTCAGAGAGGTACACAAGTCAGTAATGCATTACTAGTATCTGTCGCTCAGCTAATAAGTATGTAGACTCACGTGGAGAGCACTTCGGAGGGCAGGTCTGTGATGTAAGAAGGGATCTTCCGGCCTGTTAAGAACTGGGCCACCTCATTAGTGAAGGTGTTACAGTTGTGCTCAAACAACCTGTACTTGTCACCTCTATGGAAGAATAACAACAGAAAGCAATCTCAGATCTAAAACAGCTATCACTGCTATGTTGTGTTCATGGCTGATGTGTCCACCAAAGTGGTGGTGTATGAGGTGAGTTAACCAAAAACAACACGTTTttgtgacacatacacacacacacctgtatgtgttctctcctagCGAGGACAGGTAGTCCATGAAGATCTCCTCTGTCACCTCTGTGTTTCCCAATTCCACCACAGTGTCTGGGGAACCAAGCATTGTTCCCCCCTAAAACACATAATGTCCATATTATCCTACAAAACACCAACCCCCAAAACTTCTCTGTATATCCGATGCGTTAACCTTCCCTCCTCTTTGAAGGTCATACCAATGTAGGCCTAGTCTTACTGTCAGCTAGTGCAAACCCATGCTAAAGAGTAGAGGGAACACTGAAGTAGGTCTTATCAAATATTAGGAGGATATTAGCCAATACATCATTTTAGGCTTACCGGTGAGCAGCTGGAAATACCCACTCCTCCAAAGTAGAACTCGTCTCCATAAACCACAATGGCTGAGTGCCTGTGAGAATTGAAACACAAGACTGAGTGTACAGTAATGGATGGTTACAATATGGCCATGAAAATAATCCTTTGAAGAATTGCAGTGACAGTAAAGACAAAGTTGTGTGGATAAATTGTACTGTCACAAAATTATAGGTGGGAGATTTCTTACCAAATGCCATCAAGTTGTTTTCCTGTAACACATtaaaatatatgtgtgtgtgtgaccgagGCTTGACGCTGCTGATGAGCATACATGTCAATCAAGCTCGCACAAACCTGTTTTACTcttgtattgtgtgtagctagCATTTTAGCTAACGTAAACGTTGCAATATTGTTGAGCTGAAATTCTGAAGAATACGCCTTTGAATAGCTGGgctatactgtataaaccaagcTCAAACTTACTTCAATTGGCAGGTTGTAACGAACTAGCTAGCAAGTtaataacaaacaaaaaatgatGCATTGCAAGAGTAATGTTGGCCtacccagctagctagctagccagccatcaAAGGCTTGTCGACGTGCTCCATCAATCTCAACCCGCAGCTAACTACTAAAGCTACACAGCTTCATTATCTGGGGAAGTTGTCGAGACTGAGCTTCACTTACCTAACATGATTGGGCTGAGATTGCGAGCCATTCCTCTTGACAGGTCGTATATATACAGTTGTacactgtatgttgttgtgtcaTTTTTATCCATTACGTTAAACCCCCAAATAtgtttatgttagctagctaagctaaCAGTAACGTTAGCTATTTTGCGGTTAGCTTGCCTTTCTACTGTCTGCTGGTTTTGCAAGGTTGCTGTCTACTGAAAAATGAGATTATATTATCAGCTAAATTACCTACATTACCTGAACGTTGTACCTATGACGTTAGATATTTAGATGTCTGATTACAATCTACAAGTACCCTGGCTGACAGAGACAGTTGTCCCCCCATAAAATTGCAGATTGGCATCTCATGAGCTTGGTAGTGCATCAGCGCCTCCATGCGTCCACATAGCACTGTAGAGGTTCTGTGGAagaatgtctctgttatattaaaataaaaaaagcatTGCCATGATATTCTCCAATAAATCCCCAACTACAGCTCCTCGCATCTGAACACCATCAATAGTCTTTCTAGCCTATTAAATAGGATTCACCCAGTGTGGATGGGGAGTGACCATTGCGCGAGACAGTCGCTCTCCACTGTCCAGGTGCTATATTTCGGATGTACTATTCCCgccgctgtccatggtgctgaatctcATTTTGCTGCTTTTAGTCTGTTTGTTTATTTGAACAACATCGTACCTTTCTACACTCGTGACAAAGTTCACGAAGACTTAGCCCTATCTTCAAACACCAATAACATGTAAGACTTATCCCAACCAAAATTCAGGCAGCCTTTAGTAATGGGCTAGCTATTATGAGTTGAAAATGCATCAGCATCTTCATTCCTCCGCATAGTGCAAAGGTTTGTTAGGGGTGATGTGATTGTCCTCCACCAAGTCTAAAGCAAGTAAATACAATAGACCCATATTTCTGTGCACTTGAGTCTTCAAGCTTCAGATCCAagggcatagtgattgtagtttTGTGGCCATCAATTATGGAATTGGACAGCAAAACCAACATTGATTGCATTTGGAGACTTCACAAGGTTTGACAGGTGAGTTTAGGGTTCTAACAAGTGTCTCATATAAAACTGTTtttacttttgtatacttttggTTGGCATAACAAAACCCTTTACATGTTCGATTATGATCCATCAGGAGCTTGTAGTTCACTCCCACTTTGTTCACCTACAGGTTTACTCACTAACTAAGTGTCTGAAGGTTGTTGTCACATACAGTGCCTATcataagtattcatccccttggatttcttcacattttattgggTTACAAATTGGaataaaaatggatttaattgtaatttgTTTGTCAGCGATCTACActaaatactctgtaatgtcaaagtggaagaaaaatcaatttaaatgttttattttaattaatgaaaaataaaacactaatttACTGTATCTCGCCCCCTGAGTCCATACATGATAGAAACACCTCTGACAGTGATCACAGTTGTGAGCCTTTTttaggtaagtctctaagagctttgcacacctgaattgTTTGCCCATTTGCCCATTATTTTCTAAATTGTTCAAGCCGTGCAATTGATTTTAAAgtgttgccatagattttcaaacagatttaagtcaaaactgtaacttggccactgtcttcttggtaagcaactctagtgtagatttgtccttgtgttttaggttattgtctagtgtctggtgtaaagcagactgaagctaCTCCCCAGTCTTTGCctatgtcaagcatacccataccatggtgcagccaccaccatgcttggaaataaggaggcagttactcagcgatatgttggatttgccacaaacataagactttgcatttaggccaaaattGTATTCCTTTGCCGTACTTTAGCAATACTTACAGGatggatgttttggaatatttgtattctgtatatttgtatttttgtggagacactacaatgttgttgatccatcttcagttccTCCCATCatagccattgaactctgtagctgttttaaaattACCAATGGCCTAATGGTGACGTCCCTGATCAGTTTCCCtactgtcctgcagctcagttcagaaggacgactg
This window contains:
- the desi1a gene encoding desumoylating isopeptidase 1a; its protein translation is MDKNDTTTYSVQLYIYDLSRGMARNLSPIMLGKQLDGIWHSAIVVYGDEFYFGGVGISSCSPGGTMLGSPDTVVELGNTEVTEEIFMDYLSSLGENTYRGDKYRLFEHNCNTFTNEVAQFLTGRKIPSYITDLPSEVLSTPFGQILRPILDSIHIAPPGGNIINGRHS